Proteins encoded together in one Astatotilapia calliptera chromosome 7, fAstCal1.2, whole genome shotgun sequence window:
- the LOC113026607 gene encoding protogenin B-like, whose product MAHFKMKFFRHWLLFVLCLPLSSVLCFSELSFITEPSDVTVLPKDPAVLDCQAHGQPPVTIKWLRNGVKLAESEHIHFLPNGSLYIPKIKHTKEDSDEGFYQCLSQNKFGAILSQRSRLTIASISEFVLHPVPVVVTVGSVARFSCAVISSPPATITWELNQRTLPLQTDRITVLPNGVLQIHNVQLEDAGHYQCVATNIGSVLKSREATLTVNLDAGPKLRQRPRIIAGPQNVTVSLHQTVVLECVATGNPRPIISWSRADSKSIDVYNAKVLGNGNLVITDVSTKHSGVYVCRATTPGTRNHTTAAANLTVLVPPNIVEKPESQTRPRAGTARFMCQAEGVPTPRITWLKNGEQVHLNGRIKMYNSKLVITQIIPEDDAIYQCVAENEQGSVLSLARLIVVMSEDRPSAPRNIHAETISSSAILLAWERPLYNTDKVIAYSVHYMKAEGLNNEEYQVVIGNDTTSYIIDDLEPARNYSFYIVAYMPMGASRMSDQVSQHTLEDVPLRTPELSLTSQSTTDIQVSWQPLPAKVSRGRVSAYRLSYRTAADSTVTSVELLQNSTEYLLEGLQPDTIYLLRMAAATRVGWCEPSAWTSHRTPKTSSNKVPSAPILQLEALNCTSIVARWQSSLESVAIQGYRLCYHEEGQPEQPDIQLQAQTNTYTIGGLDPRKKYHVKILAVSKVADGHQRDQTISTPGCVSARDQLAAAPPPPNQVTVLDGNSSAVSLRWSHPPFPSGKAVSYTVRCTPVGTHNVFAIRYLQTTKQSVTVQKLDPNTRYEFVVRLHVDQMSSPWSSVVYHQTLPAAPSQPPAGVRVTLIEEDTALVSWREPTESNVVITRYTILYASQKDWIAGHWQKVQREGSHTMALLEKLEPGNVYLVKIAASSEVGEGPFSEIVELAPKRGNVHRSKNPRHSDWFPDSTVFSDGLYHIDQRSMTGIIVGVSIALTCIITCALILISKGKQRKSSSHKVIAVGAPEGPRSGFPSERHSENIEALIPMMSDHFIDAKGGSSIIINGTGPVSSKKWLLFNREIRNPADSDIETRASLYEAGKTVLRYEEHLGSAPLPPSSREIIYGPLRSESSHTSEGSQETGDSGHYSNEESNEEMSSPSSSRSSRPESLGPDDRIAVLELKQSFKVEKEVDASLLRGISEAHVVSSTCQAASC is encoded by the exons ATGGCACATTTTAAGATGAAATTTTTCCGGCACtggttgctttttgttttgtgtcttcCTTTATCAA gtgttttatgttttagcgAGTTGTCCTTCATCACAGAACCCAGTGATGTTACTGTATTACCAAAGGACCCTGCTGTATTGGACTGTCAGGCCCATGGACAGCCTCCAGTCACCATCAAGTGGCTGAGGAATGGGGTTAAGTTGGCAGAAAGTGAGCACATACACTTCCTGCCAAATGGCTCCTTGTACATACCAAAGATAAAGCATACCAAGGAGGATTCAGATGAAGGATTCTACCAGTGCCTCTCCCAAAACAAATTTGGAGCTATCTTAAGCCAAAGATCACGTTTGACTATCGCAA GTATCTCAGAGTTTGTGTTGCATCCTGTGCCTGTTGTGGTGACTGTGGGCTCTGTGGCACGATTCTCCTGTGCAGTCATCTCAAGCCCACCTGCTACCATAACCTGGGAGCTAAACCAAAGGACACTGCCactgcagacagacag AATAACTGTTTTGCCAAACGGAGTTCTTCAGATTCACAATGTACAACTGGAGGATGCCGGACACTATCAATGTGTGGCAACTAACATCGGTAGTGTGTTGAAGAGTCGAGAGGCCACACTGACAGTCAACCTAG ATGCAGGCCCTAAACTACGTCAGAGACCCAGAATCATTGCTGGACCTCAAAATGTGACCGTTTCTCTTCACCAAACGGTGGTGTTGGAGTGTGTGGCCACAGGCAATCCCCGGCCCATCATCTCCTGGAGCCGTGCTGACAGTAAATCCATCGATGTGTACAATGCCAAAGTGTTGGGCAATGGAAACCTGGTTATTACTGATGTCAGTACCAAGCACAGCGGAGTCTACGTTTGCAGGGCCACCACCCCCGGAACCCGCAACCACACCACTGCTGCAGCCAACCTCACAGTATTGG TGCCACCAAACATAGTTGAGAAACCTGAGAGCCAGACCCGTCCGAGGGCAGGCACTGCCCGGTTCATGTGCCAAGCAGAGGGAGTGCCTACACCTCGCATCACCTGGCTGAAGAATGGAGAACAAGTTCACTTAAATGGGAGGATTAAGATGTACAACAG TAAACTGGTGATTACACAGATCATTCCTGAGGATGATGCCATCTATCAGTGTGTGGCAGAGAATGAACAGGGATCTGTGCTATCCTTGGCTCGCCTTATTGTTGTCATGTCTGAGGACCGGCCCAGTGCTCCGAGAAATATCCATGCTGAGACCATCTCAAGCTCTGCTATCTTACTGGCTTGGGAGAGACCTTTGTACAATACGGACAAAGTCATTGCCTACTCTGTCCATTATATGAAGGCTGAAG gtctAAACAACGAAGAATACCAAGTTGTTATTGGCAACGACACTACCAGTTACATCATCGATGACCTGGAGCCAGCTCGAAACTACAGCTTTTACATTGTAGCTTATATGCCAATGGGAGCCAGTCGAATGTCAGACCAAGTCAGTCAACATACCCTGGAGGATG tgCCTCTTCGTACTCCTGAGCTGAGCCTGACCAGCCAGAGCACAACAGACATCCAGGTGAGCTGGCAGCCACTGCCAGCCAAGGTGAGCCGCGGTCGTGTGTCTGCATATAGACTCTCTTATCGCACAGCTGCAGACAGCACCGTCACATCTGTAGAGCTACTGCAGAACAGCACTGAATACCTGCTGGAGGGGCTGCAGCCTGACACCATCTACCTGCTCCGCATGGCCGCAGCCACCCGAGTGGGTTGGTGTGAGCCCTCAGCATGGACATCACACCGTACGCCTAAGACCTCCAGCAACAAAG TGCCTTCAGCCCCTATTCTTCAACTTGAAGCTTTAAACTGCACCTCCATTGTGGCACGCTGGCAAAGCTCCCTTGAATCTGTGGCTATTCAGGGCTATCGTCTGTGTTACCATGAGGAAGGACAACCAGAGCAGCCCGACATCCAGCTGCAGGCTCAAACCAATACGTACACGATTGGTGGCCTTG ATCCACGGAAAAAGTATCACGTCAAGATTCTGGCTGTCAGCAAGGTTGCAGATGGTCATCAGAGAGACCAGACCATCAGTACCCCGGGATGTGTGT CGGCTAGAGACCAACTTGCAGcagctcctccacctccaaatcAAGTCACTGTTTTGGATGGCAATTCATCTGCAGTGTCCCTGCGCTGGAGTCATCCTCCTTTCCCCTCTGGCAAGGCTGTCAGTTATACAGTCCGCTGTACACCTGTGGGCACTCACAACGTCTTTGCAATACGCTACCTGCAAAC TACGAAGCAAAGTGTGACAGTTCAGAAGTTGGATCCAAACACTCGTTATGAGTTTGTGGTGCGCCTTCATGTGGACCAGATGTCGAGTCCCTGGAGTTCTGTAGTTTACCATCAAACCCTCCCAGCAG CACCAAGCCAACCTCCCGCAGGAGTGCGAGTAACTCTGATTGAGGAAGACACCGCTCTGGTGTCCTGGAGGGAGCCCACTGAGTCCAACGTGGTGATTACACGCTATACCATCCTGTATGCTTCACAAAAAGACTGGATTGCTGGACACTGGCAAAAAGTCCAGAGAGAGG GGAGTCATACGATGGCCTTGCTGGAGAAGCTGGAGCCAGGAAATGTCTACCTTGTAAAAATAGCTGCCTCCAGTGAGGTGGGTGAAGGTCCTTTCTCTGAGATCGTGGAGCTGGCACCAAAGCGAGGAAACGTCCACCGAAGCAAAAATCCCAGACACTCTGACTGGTTTCCAGATAGTACAG TATTCTCTGATGGTCTCTACCACATAGACCAGAGGTCTATGACGGGGATCATCGTTGGTGTGAGCATCGCTTTGACCTGTATAATTACATGCGCTTTGATTCTGATCAGTAAGGGGAAACAAAG AAAATCTTCCAGTCATAAAGTCATTGCTGTAGGAGCTCCTGAAGGTCCACGTTCTGGTTTTCCCAGTGAACGGCATTCGGAGAATATTGAGGCCCTTATACCCATGATGAGTGATCACTTCATAGATGCTAAG GGTGGATCTAGTATCATCATAAATGGTACGGGTCCAGTCAGCAGCAAGAAGTGGCTGCTTTTCAACAGAGAAATCAGAAATCCAGCTGACAGCGAT ATCGAAACCAGAGCCAGCTTGTACGAAGCTGGCAAAACTGTTCTGAGATACGAGGAGCATCTCGGCTCAGCGCCCTTGCCGCCTTCATCACGAGAGATCATCTATGGACCTCTTCGCTCAGAGAGCTCTCACACCAGTGAGGGCAGCCAAGAGACAGGTGACTCTGGACACTACTCCAACGAAGAAAGCAACGAAGAGATGAGCAGCCCGTCGAGCAGCCGAAGCTCTAGGCCTGAATCTTTAGGGCCAGACGACAGAATCGCAGTCTTGGAGCTGAAGCAGTCGTTCAAAGTGGAAAAAGAGGTTGATGCTTCCTTGCTTCGCGGCATCTCAGAGGCTCATGTGGTCTCCAGTACTTGTCAAGCAGCCAGCTGCTAA
- the rsl24d1 gene encoding putative ribosome biogenesis protein RLP24 gives MRIEKCYFCSGPVYPGHGVMFVRNDCKTFRFCKSKCHKNFKKKRNPRKTRWTKAFRKASGKELTVDNSLEFEKRRNIPVKYNRELWDKTVEAMKKVNEIKHKRQARFIMNRLKKGKELEKEEAISEVKKNIHLIKAPHAGKAKQLEDKMVQKLQEDVDMREEDE, from the exons ATGCGCATCGAAAAGTGTTATTTTTGCTCGGGACCAGTGTACCCCGGACATGGGGTGATGTTTGTACGGAACGACTGTAAG ACATTCAGATTCTGCAAATCAAAATGCCACAAGAACTTCAAGAAGAAGCGCAACCCAAGAAAAACAAGATGGACCAAAGCATTCAGAAAGGCATCAGGAAAGGAGCTGACAGTG GATAACTCTTTGGAGTTTGAGAAACGCAGAAATATTCCTGTCAAATATAACAGGGAGCTTTGGGATAAGACAG TGGAAGCAATGAAGAAAGTGAACGAAATAAAACATAAACGACAGGCAAGATTTATCATGAACAG ATTAAAGAAGGGCAAAGAGTTGGAGAAAGAAGAGGCCATCAGCGAAGTCAAGAAAAACATTCACCTCATCAAAGCACCACATGCAG GAAAAGCCAAACAGTTGGAAGACAAAATGGTGCAGAAGTTGCAAGAAGATGTGGATATGCGGGAGGAGGATGAATAA